The following coding sequences lie in one Thalassoglobus polymorphus genomic window:
- a CDS encoding DUF4870 domain-containing protein — translation MSISDEIEKLERLRNQGTLSEAEFQEAKARVIQSDSQQAVSMSSEDIFGMKPNTWCMLMHLSQLLYGVAGIGFITPIVMWLMTKDQNAEADRQGAAIVNWLLTSFLALVVTGILSVFLIGIPFLIIYIVLVHVFPIVGAIKAANGEYWEYPTSIRFVRFDENHRDSYGQDSY, via the coding sequence ATGAGCATCAGCGACGAAATCGAAAAACTTGAACGTTTACGAAATCAGGGAACGCTTTCAGAAGCGGAATTCCAAGAGGCAAAAGCCCGCGTGATCCAGTCTGACAGCCAGCAAGCGGTTTCGATGAGCTCTGAAGATATCTTCGGGATGAAACCGAATACATGGTGCATGCTGATGCACCTGTCTCAGCTTTTGTATGGGGTCGCGGGGATCGGATTTATTACTCCGATAGTCATGTGGTTGATGACCAAAGACCAAAACGCGGAGGCCGATCGTCAGGGAGCTGCAATTGTGAACTGGTTGCTCACATCGTTCCTTGCACTCGTTGTGACAGGAATCCTCTCTGTATTCTTAATCGGGATTCCATTCCTGATCATCTATATCGTTCTTGTCCACGTTTTCCCAATCGTCGGAGCCATCAAAGCTGCCAACGGAGAGTATTGGGAATATCCAACTTCAATCCGCTTTGTCAGATTTGATGAGAATCATCGGGACTCGTATGGTCAGGACTCGTACTGA